TTGGCGATGAAAGTAGCCATCCAAGCACCGCATTTATTTAAGCGAACTATCTTAATTAATCCAGCCTCAGCCTTTCATCTTCGTCCTTGGTTGAGTTGGGTATCCCAACTAACTTATTTAGTACCGTCAGCATTGTATGACGTTGGCGCACTGGGGTTGTTGCCGTTTCTGGCATCTTTACCCCGCATTTCTCGGAGCGATCGCCATGAATTGCTGAAAACCATGCGTTCTGTGCCAGCAGAAACAGTCCTTTGGCGATTGTCTTTATTGCGAGAGTTTGAAATTGATGAGGAAAAGTTGAGTCGCTTAACTCAACCAGTTTTGTTGATTGCCGGTGGTAGCGATCGCCTTTTGCCTTCTGTAACTGAAGTGAAACGCATAGGCAATATCTTACCAAATAACAAAATTGTGGTGCTGCCCCATTGTGGACACGCTTGCTTGCTAGAGCAAGATATTAATCTCTATGAAATTCTTAAAGATAACGATTTTTTAGAAAGTAATGCTGATGTAAGTACAGGGTTAGAGGTGAGAGGATAGGGTGAGGGGGGAGTTTATAACCGCCGATTTCACTTCAAAGGGATGAAATCTGATTGCTGTGCAATTTGTTGTCCTTGAGGAGATAATGCTAAATCTATGAACTGTTTTATAGCAGGACTATTCTGTTTCCGAATTGCTAAGTAAACATTGCGACTAATGGGGTACTTGCCATCTTGAATTGCAGTTTTGTCCACAGGTGAGATCCCATTAAGCGGTACAACTCTTACCAGTTGTTGGTTTTCAACCTGCGAAACCGTAGCATAGCCAATTCCATTGTTGCCTAGTAAACGAACTATCCCCGTAGTTTCATCATTTGGAAATGTGATGAAATTAGCGCTGTCAGGTGCGAAAGGCTGATCTAGTAATACAACACTCTTGAAGAAGTCTCTAGTACCACTACTAGCCGCACGATTAATTACTTTGATCGGAGCATTTGCACCACCAACTTGTAACCAGTTAGTAATTTTACCTTGATAGATTTGACGTAATTGGTCTTGAGTAAGACTGCCTTTAAAAGGATTATTAATCCCTACTACAATTGCTACTGCATCACGTGCGATCGCCACTACTTGAATTCCAGCTTGTGCTTCTTGAGGCTTTAAAGGACGGGAAGTTGCTGCCATAATTACAGAGTTGTTCATTAAGGCTTCAATACCTTTACTTGAGCCTTTTGGAAAACCATCGGGTTGCCCATAAATAGTAGGAATATTAGGGTTAATTTGAGCATAAGCATTACGCAATTTCTGGATTAAAGTAACCATAGTTGTGCTACCGTCCATAGTTAATACAGTTGGATTAGGTAGTGATATATCAATAGGTGCAGCAGTAGATTCAATAGTACTTGTAGGAAGAGATTGAGTTTCCTGAACAGTGTTAGGCTGTTCATTAGTTATTGGCTGGGATTTAGAAGGCTCTGAAACCGTAGGAATAGATGCAGTATTAGTAGATCCTGAAGGACTTTTACCTATTAACTTACTTTGAAAAGCAAAATATCCACCTCCTGCAACTATCAGTCCTACCAAAACCGCAAAAACAACGGGAGGAACTGATGCTTTTTTCAATGGGTTGCCACAAATCTCACATTTACGAGCAGTGGAAGCATTCTGATCGTGTCCACACTTAGAACATTTAACATTATTATAGCTAAAGTTTTGATTCATAAATACCTCCTTAATTTTGACGATTATTTAATATATTAGATTCGGTTTTAATACTTGCTTCTATCCTGGCAATTTGTTCATTACTTAATCCTAATTCCTCTTGTAAATCAAGCAAATGCGCTTGCTCATCTAAGTCTATTTGATTATCATTTTCTAAAAAAGCTTGATACATTAAGCTATATTCCTGAATCGCATTTTCTATAGTATTTTTAGGAGTATATTCAGCAATAATCTGCTCGGCAATCGCTTGAGAAATATCATATTTCTGACGAAATTTCTCCACAAGCTGCAATTCTGTGGAAGAAGGGCTACCGTTTTTATAACAAGTTACAACTAGCTTTCTAAACTTTTCTAGATTTTCATTGTTTTGGGGAGGGGATGAAATTATCTTAGGCTCAGTTACTACTGATGAATTTGGTGATGGAGAAATAATCATTAGACTGTATTGCTTGATATATTCCTCAAGTGCTGCTTCCGCCTTATGATAATCAGGATTATCTTTACCACCAATAAACGTATTTTCTATTTCCTTTAAACAAGCTATTAGCTTTTGATATAACTGCTGTTTTTGGGGTTTTGTCGTGGCATTTTCGCCAATTTTTTTAAGAGAATCAGCTAAAATATCTCTTACTTTACGATTTTGATCGTTTAAAAGATTTTCCTCTGCTTTTTGCCAATTTTCCCCTAAAACTTGTACTTTATCGATACCTGTTTGTTTATCCTGATATGAAAAACGGATTTCATCAAATCCTGTAACTTTATTTTCATGTTGGATTATTAATCCTAATGCTTTGGCTAAAAGCAGATTTTGCTTAACTTGCACCTCTTCTTGGCTTGATGGCATAATGTCTTGAAACTGGCGGTAATCCTGATGAGTATGCAAAGGATTTTTATCAGCTTGGGAAATAGTTCGATAAATAACTCGCATCTTCTCCATCCCTTCAATTAATCGCAAGGAAAAAGCGCCAATTTCTTGAACAAAGAAAATATGATGGGGATCGTTTAGAGGTCTAATATCTTTATCAGTAAGAGTACTAGACTTACGAATTTGAGGTAAAATTGCACCAACAGCTACATCAGTCGGCTTATTCCCGCCTTGAATACCAATTAGAGTTTGACGTTTTTCTATCTTATTATCCCATCCCAGATTTACTTGTTCTTGGCTAAAGCGCAAGAATGGCTCACTTTTTTCAAAGGTAGTTTTAATCTGAGCTTCTTGCTGTTCTAATGTAGGATATTGTTCTAAAAATTTTCGAGCAGTCGAGATTTGTAATTGTGATTTATCAATAAACTCATCAACAGAACGATTTAAAAGTCTTTCAAATATATCTTTAACTCGGAGTGTATCAAAAGAATATAAGTCAAATAAGTGAGTCCCTAAGTCTTCTAATACATCTTGAGAAACAGTCTGAAATATTGTCTCTGTTTTTCCTTCTAAAACTTGATTAAATGCTTGGTCTACATCTTTAGAATTATAAAGTAATATTCCATTAACAGTTAGTGTTCCAGTTTCCCTTATGTAAGTTTGCTCTCGATCGCTGAGTTGAGTCTGAAGAGTTTCTATAACTCGATCAAAAGCAGTTAAATCTACAATTAAGCTATTAATTTCCTCCTTCAGAGCATCTAATAATAAAACTCCTAAAGTCCGAGATTTTACTTCTACTTTAGAAGTGTATATCGATTGGAGGGCTTGCATAATTCCATTGAAGTCTTCTTCAATCACTGTCTTTTTATTCAGTGGATTAAACTGTTTAGCATGATTGTCTATTTGTTTCAATAGAACTTGTAATGCATTAGCCGCAGACTGTTCTTTAGGAAGAAAAGTTTTTTGTCGTTCTTGATCAAATTGACTACGGTAACTATTAAATACTTCTAACAGAACTTCTAAAAATTGACGAACAAATTTAGGGCCTCGAAAACGGTCTTCAATCATCTGATGGACAGTCTGGCGAAGTTCTTGCCGCTTTTGAGTTTTTAGCCGATTCAGATTGTCCCACATCTTTTGAAAGTAATCACTCCAACGCCTGGGATCGGTATCACCATCATTAAAGTGAGGGCTGTATTTTTCTTGTTCAACCGAGACAAAACGTTGTAGATTCTCAAAGGGAATATTTAAATCGTTACGACGTTTACGTAAAACAGCTACCCAATCAGCTACTTCTTTAGTGTAGGGTTTCATGTTATTCCCTAGACTAATGCTATCAAGAAGTTGGTGCTGGCTGTCTGATTCAGATAGATTCAGACTAGGCAGAATTTCTGTTTGAATTAAATCCCGCATAGCTCCTGGGGCTGGTGTGGGATTTTCCCACCACGTAACAACACGCTTGGCTAAACGAGATGCACAAGCTTGAAGTACTCGTTGAATCGGAAACTGAATACTAGCTAATCCGAAAGCGATAAAACTCTGGGGATAACCAAGAGAATCAGGACTTGCCCATTGTTTACGGATATTATCTCGTACCAATTTTTTGTACTGGCTAAATCCTGAACTAAAATCTAAAAATACATTTTGAGCCACCATTTCCAATACGGAGTTTAAAGTAGGTAGGGTGACTTTATCATTACTATTACCAACAAGATAACAGAAGTTAAAAGGTACATCCTGGCTACTTTGAGAGGTGATCCGATCTGATGCGTTACTACTATACTGGCATTCAAAACGAGTATCATTGCGAGAATAATGATTGAGTTCCATTAAAGCAGCATAGGCATTTGCAATGACGCGATCGCCTAGCCCTGAGAATGCTCCAGGTAAGACTAGATAAGCTGATGTTTGGGGCATGGCTGAAGGAGGAACCCAATCACGCAAGTTATAAGCTAAGTCAAGGATCATTCCTGAACCAGTACCACCTGATAGGGAACAAACAATAAAAATGTTCACTCCTTTATCAAGCTGTAATCCTAGCTTATCTAACATAAACTTCTCATGTCCAACGATTCTTCCTAAAGCATTGTTGAAACTATTTTTGATAATTTGATAATTAACAGAAAAGGCGAATTTTCCCAAGGAACGAATTTGCCCGGCTCCTGCCAAAATTGAATCTGTGCCTCTTAACTGGCTGGGGAACCATTCTGCTAAATAATCATAAGAAGAAAGTTGATTGAGCATTGCTTTGGCGTTCTCTACCTTAGCCCAGACTTGCTCAGAAGGTCTAAGAGAAATATTTTGCTTGAGAACAGTTTGGGCTTCTGAAGCTTTGGCATTCTGCTCTGTATCTATATGTAAAAAAGACACAATAGGCAAAGCATCTAAGGAGCCATAAGACTCCACAATCATCCGACGAATTTTTATTAATATTTCTTTTCCAGTTCCACCTAGTCCTATGACTACGGTCGGTGTCATGCCTACATAATCTGCCATAATCTTTAATTAGTAATAATTTGTTGTTATATCAGCAATGAATAGCCTGATTGTTATAGCTGTATTGTTTTGCATTTAAGTTGCACAAAATAAGTATTTTATTGAACTAATCCGGCAAATACTTCGCCAATAAATCCTGCCCTTTACTACCCATTTTCTCTAACATTTCCTCAACTTTTCCCATCGCTAACGGCGAGGGTTTAGAATGTCCATTTTCCCAACGGTTAATTGTGGTATAAGTAACACCTAGAGTAGGTGCAAACTGTTCTTGCGTTAATCCAGCCAAAAGTCGCAGATCGCGAATGATTTGCCCCACCTCTGGCTGATTGATAGCCAAGGGTTTTTTTATAGTCATTTAGATTTGAATCTTTACCTTTTAGTTTAAATAGCTGATGCTATATTATTTGCTATATGCTAGCTATGTAAAATACAATACCGCATCAGTTAATATACTGAGAATACGTTTTGATAGTAATTATTTTGCTAAGTCAGTTTTTGAAAGAACCGCAGAGGAGGCAGAAAGTAGAAAGAGAAGCAAAAAATTGCTTAACTGAACTGTATTATTGATATATAACTTGTACTTGTAGACAGATGTCAAGCCACTCACACTTTCGTTACAAGTGTAGAGAGGCTTTAAAAGATGGTGTCAATTCATGACAGACAAACCCCAATACGAAATAGAGGTGAATAAATTAGTTAATTCACCTAGAGAATCTTTAGAAGTAGCAATCCCGGTTGAATCATCAGAAGAAAATGAATCGTCTGCATTAGAGTCTTTTATTACAAGTGTTGCGCACACTAGCAAAGTAGTTTTAGACACAGCAGTAGAGGTGGGAGAAGCGACAGTAAAACAAACCCACAAGTTAATTGAGGAAACAACTCAAACCACCGGTCAATTTGTAAATCGTCTCAGTGAAAATTGGCTGATTAGAAAACTATCTGGAGTATTAAATCTCCATTGGCTAATTAATGATACCAATCTTGTTGATTTGGAAAAAGCAGAAGCGGCGGTAAACAAACTCAAGCAAAAGTATCCTAATGAATTACCCAGACAGATTGCTCACCGCATCATGGTGGAAAAAGCAACTCAAGCAGCCACAGTTGGACTAACTACTAGTATTTTGCCAGGAATAGCAATTGCATTGTTGGCAATTGATTTAACAGCAACAACCAAATTACAGTCAGAAATGCTTTATCAAATTGCATCTGTCTACGGGCTAGATTTAAAAGATCCGGCGCGGAAAGGTGAAATTTTGGCAATTTTTGGTCTGGCTTTGGGTGGAGAGAGTCTTTTGAAAGCTGCGGGATTAGGTTTGTTGCGAAATGTGCCTTTGGCGGGTGCAGCGATCGCAGCTAGTTCAAATGCAACGATGATCTATTCATTGGGGTATGCTGCTTGTCGATTTTACGAAGCCAAGCTAGACGAATCAACATCTCTCGCATCGCCACAGACATTGGCAACATTAAAAGCAGAAAGTGAGAAATATCTCGAAAGTGCGATCGCTCAAGAAGCCGTCATGGATCAAATTTTAGTTCACATGATCCTTGCTAGCCATCCAGACAAGACTTTAGAGGAAATTTTGCCAGAATTACAAGCTCTAAAACTCAGTCCTACCTCGTTAGAGGCTATTGCCCAAAATATCAAATCACCTAAATCTTTAGATATATTGCTTAATCGGCTGAATCGTGATTTTGCTATTCCCTTGCTGGCTCAGTGTGAGAAAATAGTCCAGCTTGACAATCAGGTTACACCACTTGAGCAAGAAATCATAGCAGCGATCGCTAAAAAATTTGATATTGATCCAAATGGAATTGGGGCATAGTAGGTAAAACAGTAGAGTTCACGAATATCAAAGACAAAACTAGCCTTTTAAAGGTGAAAAGGTTGTATGAGGCTATGAAACTCAACTTGCCATTCCCCTAATTTATTATCGTTAAAATTTCATCCATTTTCAAGAGTATATGGATTGACACTCTCAGCACTAATAAGTTAAGGCTACTGCCCCATATTCCCTAATACCCTCATCCTGAAAGAAGAATTTTGAGCAATACTGGTACAGGAAGGAATATTTACACAAAATCCCAAAATGACAATTCAACCTAGTGATAAGCCTTTGCTAGAGTGGGCGGGCGATAGTTTGGCAATTGGATTATTTGAAGATGCGGTGGAGTTAACCGGAGAACTGGCAACTTTAGATCAAAAATTTTCTGGAGTCTTAAAAGAACTGATTGCAGAAGAAGAATTTAAAGGTAAAGCCAACAGTACTATCTTCACCCGTGTAAATGCTGGTAGTCCAGTGCGGAAATTGATTTTGGTAGGTTTGGGTAAGCCAGATGGACTAAAACTTGATACTCTGCGACGTGCGGCGGCGGCGGTAGCTAGAGTAGCCAAAAAGCAAAAAAGCAAAATTCTCGGTTTTAGTTTTCCATTATGGAACAACGATCCAGCAGCCAGCGCCCAAGCGATCGCAGAAGGTGTAGAATTAGCACTTTACCAAGATATTCGCTTTAAATCAGAACCAGAAGATAAAGGTTCGCTAATCGAAAGCGTAGATTTACTAGGTTTCGGTGGACAAGAAGCCGCCATCACCCGCGCTAATCAAATCGTTTCTGGGGTAAATTTGGCCCGGCAGTTAGTAGCAGCACCAGCTAACGCAGTCACACCGATTACTTTAGCAGAAACGGCTCAAGCGATCGCTAAGGACTACGGTTTACAACTGCAAATTCTCGAAAGAGAAGACTGTGAAAAGTTAGGCATGGGTGCATTTTTGGGAGTAGCCCAAGCTTCTGATTTGCCACCGAAATTCATTCACCTGACTTATAAACCAGAAGGTACACCCAAAAAGAAACTAGCAATTATTGGCAAAGGTTTAACCTTCGACTCCGGCGGACTCAACATCAAAGGTGCTGGTAGCGGTATTGAAACCATGAAAATTGATATGGGTGGTGCGGCTGCAACCTTGGGGGCGGCAAAAGCGATCGCTCAAATCAAGCCAGATTCGGAAGTTCACTTTATCTCGGCGGCGACCGAAAATATGATTAGCGGTCACGCCATGCACCCTGGAGACGTTCTCACCGCCTCAAACGGCAAAACAATCGAAGTGAACAACACCGATGCTGAAGGACGTTTAACCCTCGCAGATGCCTTAGTATATGCCGACAAATTGGGACTGGATGCGATCGTAGATTTAGCCACCCTGACAGGTGCTAACGTCGTTGCCTTGGGTGAAGATATTGCTGGTTTGTATACTCCTGATGATGCAGTAGCTTCCCAGATTGAGAAAGCTGCCCAAACTTCAGGGGAAAAGATTTGGCGGATGCCAATGGAAGAAAAATATTTTGAAGGGCTAAAGTCTGGGATTGCGGACATGAAAAACACAGGCCCGCGTCCAGGTGGTGCCATTACTGCTGCGCTTTTCCTTAAACAATTCGTCAAAGACACCCCTTGGGCACACATAGATATTGCTGGCCCCGTGTGGACAGATAAAGAAAATGGCTACAACGGAGCAGGAGCAACCGGTTACGGTGTTCGGACGCTAGTTAACTGGGTACTGGGGATTGAAGAGTAGGGAATAGGAGGCAGGGGTGCAGGGGCGGGGGCAAGGGAGCAGGGTGCAGGGGGCAGGGCGCAAGGGAGCAGGGTGCAGGGTGCAGGGGGCAGGGCGCAAGGGAGCAAAAAGGGGATTCGACCCCTTCTTTGAGAACCACTTACTAGAAGTGGGGGAATCAGATCCATGTTCCGCAAAGCTTGTTGGCTCAGAGCTTAGGTCATTTCCCCCTGCCCCCTGCCCCATTCCCCATTCCCGATACCAAAATTCGTGCTATCTTGAGCTTGCAAGCAAAAATTGTTGCAATAGTAACAGAAATAATTTG
This genomic interval from Nostoc sp. KVJ3 contains the following:
- a CDS encoding alpha/beta fold hydrolase, which produces MTISEVELKPCFLTPERVQPEYPLLVYLPGMDGTGQLLRSQTTGLEAGFDVRSLAIPRQDLNTWDVLTQSVLDLIDAELEKSSQRPVYLCGESFGGCLAMKVAIQAPHLFKRTILINPASAFHLRPWLSWVSQLTYLVPSALYDVGALGLLPFLASLPRISRSDRHELLKTMRSVPAETVLWRLSLLREFEIDEEKLSRLTQPVLLIAGGSDRLLPSVTEVKRIGNILPNNKIVVLPHCGHACLLEQDINLYEILKDNDFLESNADVSTGLEVRG
- a CDS encoding helix-turn-helix domain-containing protein; the encoded protein is MTIKKPLAINQPEVGQIIRDLRLLAGLTQEQFAPTLGVTYTTINRWENGHSKPSPLAMGKVEEMLEKMGSKGQDLLAKYLPD
- a CDS encoding substrate-binding domain-containing protein — its product is MNQNFSYNNVKCSKCGHDQNASTARKCEICGNPLKKASVPPVVFAVLVGLIVAGGGYFAFQSKLIGKSPSGSTNTASIPTVSEPSKSQPITNEQPNTVQETQSLPTSTIESTAAPIDISLPNPTVLTMDGSTTMVTLIQKLRNAYAQINPNIPTIYGQPDGFPKGSSKGIEALMNNSVIMAATSRPLKPQEAQAGIQVVAIARDAVAIVVGINNPFKGSLTQDQLRQIYQGKITNWLQVGGANAPIKVINRAASSGTRDFFKSVVLLDQPFAPDSANFITFPNDETTGIVRLLGNNGIGYATVSQVENQQLVRVVPLNGISPVDKTAIQDGKYPISRNVYLAIRKQNSPAIKQFIDLALSPQGQQIAQQSDFIPLK
- a CDS encoding EcsC family protein — protein: MTDKPQYEIEVNKLVNSPRESLEVAIPVESSEENESSALESFITSVAHTSKVVLDTAVEVGEATVKQTHKLIEETTQTTGQFVNRLSENWLIRKLSGVLNLHWLINDTNLVDLEKAEAAVNKLKQKYPNELPRQIAHRIMVEKATQAATVGLTTSILPGIAIALLAIDLTATTKLQSEMLYQIASVYGLDLKDPARKGEILAIFGLALGGESLLKAAGLGLLRNVPLAGAAIAASSNATMIYSLGYAACRFYEAKLDESTSLASPQTLATLKAESEKYLESAIAQEAVMDQILVHMILASHPDKTLEEILPELQALKLSPTSLEAIAQNIKSPKSLDILLNRLNRDFAIPLLAQCEKIVQLDNQVTPLEQEIIAAIAKKFDIDPNGIGA
- a CDS encoding tubulin-like doman-containing protein, with product MTPTVVIGLGGTGKEILIKIRRMIVESYGSLDALPIVSFLHIDTEQNAKASEAQTVLKQNISLRPSEQVWAKVENAKAMLNQLSSYDYLAEWFPSQLRGTDSILAGAGQIRSLGKFAFSVNYQIIKNSFNNALGRIVGHEKFMLDKLGLQLDKGVNIFIVCSLSGGTGSGMILDLAYNLRDWVPPSAMPQTSAYLVLPGAFSGLGDRVIANAYAALMELNHYSRNDTRFECQYSSNASDRITSQSSQDVPFNFCYLVGNSNDKVTLPTLNSVLEMVAQNVFLDFSSGFSQYKKLVRDNIRKQWASPDSLGYPQSFIAFGLASIQFPIQRVLQACASRLAKRVVTWWENPTPAPGAMRDLIQTEILPSLNLSESDSQHQLLDSISLGNNMKPYTKEVADWVAVLRKRRNDLNIPFENLQRFVSVEQEKYSPHFNDGDTDPRRWSDYFQKMWDNLNRLKTQKRQELRQTVHQMIEDRFRGPKFVRQFLEVLLEVFNSYRSQFDQERQKTFLPKEQSAANALQVLLKQIDNHAKQFNPLNKKTVIEEDFNGIMQALQSIYTSKVEVKSRTLGVLLLDALKEEINSLIVDLTAFDRVIETLQTQLSDREQTYIRETGTLTVNGILLYNSKDVDQAFNQVLEGKTETIFQTVSQDVLEDLGTHLFDLYSFDTLRVKDIFERLLNRSVDEFIDKSQLQISTARKFLEQYPTLEQQEAQIKTTFEKSEPFLRFSQEQVNLGWDNKIEKRQTLIGIQGGNKPTDVAVGAILPQIRKSSTLTDKDIRPLNDPHHIFFVQEIGAFSLRLIEGMEKMRVIYRTISQADKNPLHTHQDYRQFQDIMPSSQEEVQVKQNLLLAKALGLIIQHENKVTGFDEIRFSYQDKQTGIDKVQVLGENWQKAEENLLNDQNRKVRDILADSLKKIGENATTKPQKQQLYQKLIACLKEIENTFIGGKDNPDYHKAEAALEEYIKQYSLMIISPSPNSSVVTEPKIISSPPQNNENLEKFRKLVVTCYKNGSPSSTELQLVEKFRQKYDISQAIAEQIIAEYTPKNTIENAIQEYSLMYQAFLENDNQIDLDEQAHLLDLQEELGLSNEQIARIEASIKTESNILNNRQN
- a CDS encoding leucyl aminopeptidase encodes the protein MTIQPSDKPLLEWAGDSLAIGLFEDAVELTGELATLDQKFSGVLKELIAEEEFKGKANSTIFTRVNAGSPVRKLILVGLGKPDGLKLDTLRRAAAAVARVAKKQKSKILGFSFPLWNNDPAASAQAIAEGVELALYQDIRFKSEPEDKGSLIESVDLLGFGGQEAAITRANQIVSGVNLARQLVAAPANAVTPITLAETAQAIAKDYGLQLQILEREDCEKLGMGAFLGVAQASDLPPKFIHLTYKPEGTPKKKLAIIGKGLTFDSGGLNIKGAGSGIETMKIDMGGAAATLGAAKAIAQIKPDSEVHFISAATENMISGHAMHPGDVLTASNGKTIEVNNTDAEGRLTLADALVYADKLGLDAIVDLATLTGANVVALGEDIAGLYTPDDAVASQIEKAAQTSGEKIWRMPMEEKYFEGLKSGIADMKNTGPRPGGAITAALFLKQFVKDTPWAHIDIAGPVWTDKENGYNGAGATGYGVRTLVNWVLGIEE